From the genome of Diorhabda carinulata isolate Delta chromosome 2, icDioCari1.1, whole genome shotgun sequence:
TATTTCTCGACGTGGAAAATAGGCTGCCattttcatttgcagccttAAATGCCGTTTAGTGATGAACTAACTTTTATCTAGCGGTTTCCGAACTCAAAGATCGTGTACCAAATCGATGCTGTTTTATGTAGCTAGATCTCcgtctaaaataatttcaacacTCGTCTCTCGTTGTGCTTCTGGAATTACTGAATCGGtgttaacaatataaatataggCGGGGTACGACGATACTACGTAACTTTTCCTTAGTGGGCGAGTGTTGTATTGTTTGGATAGGGGGCGTCCATTAATTACGTGAGGcgtttttaaacatttttttaacccCTAACCCCTCCCCCCTGGTGAGATTTGTCTCTTCCCCATTCCACAATCTCACGtgagattttttaaaatgtatgttTCTAGTGTAAATGCTTCGGATatattctaaaaagaaaaaaaaataatttgatcaatacttttatttaagaCTAGTCaagactattatttattatattgctGAGAGAGTAGACTGAAAACTCCCGCAATGCGAATAGTAAACTgtcgttaaatatttttgtgtacGATTTGGCCGTATTTTAGTCAAGAAACATGTTTCACCATTACTCTTTTCTCGCAATGTTACACTGTTTTTACGGAAAAAAACTTACATGATATTTTCCGAGACCTCCCTCTCCCCAAAGTAAGATTAGATGAGATTCAGCTAGACCCCCTCACTCCCTCGAACGCCTCACGTAAATAATGGACACCACCATAGTAAACTCGTCAATATGGACGCAACTTTTGTATAATTAACCTCTTCGACTTTTGTGTTAAATCTAATCTTCTTGATGGTGCTTTTTTTCGCTGGGACGTTTTTACTTCAGCATCCTTACATTTACGGCCTTGGGACTCGTGAAAGGAttcttttacataaaatatcaaGAGCTACGAAAATAcagtaaaaagtttttcaaatgttacaGAATGAGTACTACATCATTCGATAATTTACAACGACCAATTTTCCcaagtaaaatatatttgttgatatatttcCTCCCACAATCTCGCCTTCAATATTCTATCGTAATACTTTGGATCAAACTTGTCCCATAAAGGAGATGTCCTGTGCATTAGCGTAGTTAATTGCTCTAAATCAGTAATGTCAAAGAATACGACTCCTGGGCCGTATCAATGccccgcgatcgcaatgtgtcacagaaagaaaaatcatgttttttagagcttcaTTCGATTCatctacggatgttttaaatattcgtaCTTTCAAGTATATGGATGTTTATAAGTAAGTAATCTtaattagtaaaatattataataattcagttcatttttctttaatctggcctacctacgaattcaaaatttaatatatggccatctgcaaaattgagtttgacatcTCTGCTCTACATCAATGTCGTCAACTTCTAGTAATTCCTGCGCGCTTGACGATCAGCAGTCGAAGCACGTGACATCTTGTCCATAGCATGGTCAGAGCACGATTAAAGAGCAAAACACGAGAATTTTATTTCGCTGTGCGGCCAGGCTGTGCAGGCAGGTCTAAATCGTCAAACTACCGGCTATTACTACTGTTTCCATGATACCTGATGTCAACCAAGATACAGCACCAATATAATTTGCTCCCCTACATAAAAATAAGCGATAATATGCAATATTGAGTGAATTCTctcaatatttccatttttttagaTTCTTCCTGCCCAATTTTTAGTGTAAAACGTTGATTTTAATACagacttgaaataaatttcacatattGTCCAGTTTGAGTTTCAAAACAATCTATAAGATGTTTTGGATATTCGGATAGACATTTCTTGTGGGGTATCCCAGTATCAACAACTCGCTTGGTATTCCATCTGGACCAGCCGATTTCTAATTTGTCATTATTTCAGGCTCATGTTTAACGTATAATTCTTTTTGTTCGCATTGTCAGTTTAGAGCTGTTCCATCTCATCTCTAgttagaattgaattttttgctattttaagTGCTCTGTTtacttttgtattttaatgGCTTATGTGGTAACAAAATTCTCTGGTTGCTTTCGCAGTTCGAGAATTGAGTGAAGAGGAAAAACAGATGATTATTCTCTCCgaagaatttcaacatttcatcGATAGAACAGGACGAATTATGGAGAGAGCTCTGTGCGAAAGTGTGGATATTTATATGGATTATACTGGTAGCTTAGGAGAGGAAGGACTGTaagttttcttttaaatcagcaaAATGCTTCTAAATTCGTACGACGACATTTAGAAGCTGATTGCcctcataaaattattttctcatccAACTCCTTTTAAACCACATCACTCATAGTGGTGTAAAAATTgagttgattttattttattttagtaaatgtaaaattttataaatactttgcTATGGCAAAGATCTAACtattagtaatttttcaaaactccGGCATTATAATAGTGTGAAATTAGCAACCCCTACGAGATGTAATTTCATGAAATGCTTGTTATTCCTTATCCTTAAAACTGTTTCTTAGTGCTAAGAttcgaacaaaaaaattataaaattataataaattaggTGAAGTGTTATTTCAACcctatttacaaaatttctatctttacataaatttaaaaaaaatgaaacacaaCCACTTTATAGGCCCATCATAATTAAGAACACCCTATGTATTTGGagtaaaatttgattaataatttagTGTTCTTAATCAAAAGCTAATGTGTAAAATTAATGTCCGAAGTTCGATTTGACACCCAACGACGACtagataattatgaaaaattcaagatTTGACAATgtagatacaattttttttctatcttaaaCGTTATTACATCcttttcttcactttgcttCGTTGTTTACTTGTGAGTGAGCCCGCAATCTCGCGACATAACTGTTTATGAATTCTCAGGtaattatatatacagggtatttctatattcgaccgacaacgctctaccatagagagatctcaataaatgattcattttgatataggaaaacGAACCCTTAAAAggcctgttttttttttcaaatttggtgactaAGATGCTcctgaataaaataatattttgacataaacaaaacttggaaaaatttaaccagtgacGCGtgacaaattaattaattattcatttaatttcgaataatgattaataCAAATTGGCCAGTATTCAAGCATTAGAACCTAGAACTTTTTAGGTGCGtatggaattttcaaactggtatttacaaaattgtcgtaaaaattgaaatttttccaaaatatgtatTGTGTACCGACGAGGCTAGATTTACTAGGGAAGGAATTTTCAACTCTAGAAATGGTCACGTTTGGGATGAAGAAAATCCGCACTTTGTTCGTGAAAGGGGATTTCAGCATAAATATTCGGTAAATGTGGGTATAGTTGGATATTGCTTAATCGGGCCTTACattgtatcaaataaattaaatggagaAATTTATACGCGcttgttgaatgttgaatgaatTATTGGAGAATGTACCGTTAAATGTAAGACAACACTTGTGGTTTCAATACGAAGGGAAAATCTGTTCATTTTACTTCAGCGGCaagaaattattaaacagaCGATTTAGAGATAAATGGATTGGTCGTGATGGCCCAATTGTTGACCTCTAAGATCAACTAacttaaatcctatcgatttTTTCATATGGGGCTATTTAAGTCCTTAGTGTACGAAACAATAATCGaatctgaacaagatctaatagcttgaattcaagctgcggcagaaatcattcaatcccaTCCAAATTTATTCTCTCgtgtttttcaatgacaaaacggtgtaataacgattagataaaaaaatttgttgccttttttttgtattttctgaaGTAACCACCTTGATTGGACGAcaagaacgttcaccatcataaTGGTTCTTTTCCATGGAGCGGAGTCcaggataacacttttgaagccttTGCTGAGCATGtacagtatatttttttcatccataagcaatgataaatcaacacacgaaattgctttgaaaataacaaaagtagcttcatttAAATGACTGTCACTACCTAATccaaatatcatgaaatttggcacatagtcttttgaaagttagtactccatatggatttgacaatggcagcgcaaCTATTCCATTTTATTAAACTTGACCACTATATTAAAGGATACATGACTCAAAACtgattcaatataaattactatattcactttataaactattttcataattattctataatattctaatttgtgtcatttttttaaaatttgttaattttatatgaatgtCAGtcatcatatattttgttgtataaTAAACTTGTTCTTAATTGATAGGGACGAAAAATCACATCAACGTATTTCATTCCATCGAAATTTCTTTGACGAACGATGGTCACGTAACCGTACTGTTACCTCACTGGATTGGTCACCTCAATATCCCGAACTTCTCCTGGCAGCTTATAATAATAACGAAGAGTCTCCGAACGATCCGGATGGCGTAGTTCTTATTTGGAATACTAAATTTAAGAAAACTACACCAGAGTACGTTTTTCACTGTCAAAGTGCTGTACTGTCAGCCACGTTCGCTAGATTTCATCCCAATTTGATATTAGGTGGAACTTATTCCGGACAAATAGTGTTGTGGGACAATAGAGTGCAAAAAAGGACACCCATACAAAGAACGCCATTATCGGCGTCAGCACATACTGTAAGTCATCATTAACCAAAatttaatatagttttatttatttatttgtaattatttagcATCCTGTATATTGCATGAACGTTGTTGGCACCCAAAACGCACATAATCTTATAAGCATTTCTACTGATGGTCGACTTTGTTCGTGGTCTCTCGATATGCTCGGCCAACCTCAAGAAATTCTAGAACTCCATCGAATGCAATCTAAACCAGTTGCAGTTACTTGTCTAGACTTTCCCCATTCGGACGTTAACAATTTTGTGGTAAGTATAAATGATTTAAGCGGAGGGGATATCTCCCTATATCTTAATttgattgtataaaaaattataatttcatgaaaaactagataaaaacaatagatatatttttaggtGGGAAGCGAAGAGGGTTCAGCATATTCTGCATACCGACATGGGAATAAAGCCGGTATCACCGACACATACGATGGTCATCAAGGACCTGTTACTGGAATTAGTGTAAATGGTGTTCAAGGAGGTATCGACTTTTCTCACATGTTCCTTACATCATCAATAGATTGGACAATTAAACTTTGGAGCCTTAAGGTTAATACTTTTatagttaattattttatttttattggttttgaCATTTATATAGCAGAAAGTGaaattgattttctattaattatgtTTGGTACTTGATTCCTTGAGTCCTTCAAGCCTGGTCGATATACCAATCGAAGGATGAAACAGAGAAATTGTGAATGGTTCAAATTCTACTTTATCAATCATATAAATTAcatatgtaaaaatattcagtttaaaGTCAATTCAAGTATACTTGTTCTTCGAATACTGCTCAGCtgttttccacatttttatttatcttaatcACAATTTGAAAATGTCCATTTGGTAATTAGatacttataataattataattaaattcaaaactCAATATGCAGTTAGTCATCTGTCGACTAAATcaatcattttcatttgaacaattttaaattcaaaactatTAGATGAAACAAAATAGGAGATCAACAGATTAAATACAAAACGCGGATATAGTTTTAAGTTTTTTCTTATCTTTTGTTATatggcaattttttttttctaatttcaggATTCTAAACCAATCTACTCATTTGAAGATAATGGAGATTATGTTCTCGATGTAAAATGGTCCCCGACGCATCCGGCTTTATTCGCTGCCGTTGACGGAAGTGGCCGATTAGATTTGTGGAATTTAAATCAAGATACAGAAGTGCCAGCAGCTAGTATAAA
Proteins encoded in this window:
- the LOC130890976 gene encoding cytoplasmic dynein 1 intermediate chain isoform X15; translated protein: MADRKAELERKKAKLQALREEKDRRRREKELKEVEEATNRTILGGGGDRKELDDLLREVGVAPVSEVFSSISSANSLTPEPSRNHTPDTSLQPHSLPNNVSTAKKKIPQLTVVPVQTTNIPPKEIVVYTKQTQTTTTGHDVRDVLTYDDGQEGEDEESSLPPHLGGYGGSKLPPGILPHGLPQVKEVQPAVTALEQEQRKEEVKEIRELSEEEKQMIILSEEFQHFIDRTGRIMERALCESVDIYMDYTGSLGEEGLDEKSHQRISFHRNFFDERWSRNRTVTSLDWSPQYPELLLAAYNNNEESPNDPDGVVLIWNTKFKKTTPEYVFHCQSAVLSATFARFHPNLILGGTYSGQIVLWDNRVQKRTPIQRTPLSASAHTHPVYCMNVVGTQNAHNLISISTDGRLCSWSLDMLGQPQEILELHRMQSKPVAVTCLDFPHSDVNNFVVGSEEGSAYSAYRHGNKAGITDTYDGHQGPVTGISVNGVQGGIDFSHMFLTSSIDWTIKLWSLKDSKPIYSFEDNGDYVLDVKWSPTHPALFAAVDGSGRLDLWNLNQDTEVPAASINVEGNPALNKISWTPNGLQVTVGDNQGKIWVFDVAETFAHPRHDEWNKFLYTTQELRNNQVDDELEKLNMSVPNTSLGSMSSLSLTPLR
- the LOC130890976 gene encoding cytoplasmic dynein 1 intermediate chain isoform X14; translated protein: MADRKAELERKKAKLQALREEKDRRRREKELKEVEEATNRTILGGGGDRKELDDLLREVGVAPVSEVFSSISSANSLTPEPSRNHTPDTSLQPHSLPNNVSTAKKKIPQLTVVPVQTTNIPPKEIVVYTKQTQTTTTGHDVRDAHATDYYVLTYDDGQEGEDEESSLPPHLGGYGGSKLPPGILPHGLPQVKEVQPAVTALEQEQRKEEVKEIRELSEEEKQMIILSEEFQHFIDRTGRIMERALCESVDIYMDYTGSLGEEGLDEKSHQRISFHRNFFDERWSRNRTVTSLDWSPQYPELLLAAYNNNEESPNDPDGVVLIWNTKFKKTTPEYVFHCQSAVLSATFARFHPNLILGGTYSGQIVLWDNRVQKRTPIQRTPLSASAHTHPVYCMNVVGTQNAHNLISISTDGRLCSWSLDMLGQPQEILELHRMQSKPVAVTCLDFPHSDVNNFVVGSEEGSAYSAYRHGNKAGITDTYDGHQGPVTGISVNGVQGGIDFSHMFLTSSIDWTIKLWSLKDSKPIYSFEDNGDYVLDVKWSPTHPALFAAVDGSGRLDLWNLNQDTEVPAASINVEGNPALNKISWTPNGLQVTVGDNQGKIWVFDVAETFAHPRHDEWNKFLYTTQELRNNQVDDELEKLNMSVPNTSLGSMSSLSLTPLR
- the LOC130890976 gene encoding cytoplasmic dynein 1 intermediate chain isoform X3 — protein: MADRKAELERKKAKLQALREEKDRRRREKELKEVEEATNRTILGGGGDRKELDDLLREVGVAPVSEVFSSISSANSLTPEPSRNHTPDTSLQPHSLPNNVSTAKKKIPQLTVVPVQTTNIPPKEIVVYTKQTQTTTTGHDVRDDFGFWKKSCYMEDWWRPRKAHATDYYDEYNLNPGLEWEDEFTGEDEESSLPPHLGGYGGSKLPPGILPHGLPQVKEVQPAVTALEQEQRKEEVKEIRELSEEEKQMIILSEEFQHFIDRTGRIMERALCESVDIYMDYTGSLGEEGLDEKSHQRISFHRNFFDERWSRNRTVTSLDWSPQYPELLLAAYNNNEESPNDPDGVVLIWNTKFKKTTPEYVFHCQSAVLSATFARFHPNLILGGTYSGQIVLWDNRVQKRTPIQRTPLSASAHTHPVYCMNVVGTQNAHNLISISTDGRLCSWSLDMLGQPQEILELHRMQSKPVAVTCLDFPHSDVNNFVVGSEEGSAYSAYRHGNKAGITDTYDGHQGPVTGISVNGVQGGIDFSHMFLTSSIDWTIKLWSLKDSKPIYSFEDNGDYVLDVKWSPTHPALFAAVDGSGRLDLWNLNQDTEVPAASINVEGNPALNKISWTPNGLQVTVGDNQGKIWVFDVAETFAHPRHDEWNKFLYTTQELRNNQVDDELEKLNMSVPNTSLGSMSSLSLTPLR
- the LOC130890976 gene encoding cytoplasmic dynein 1 intermediate chain isoform X5; the protein is MADRKAELERKKAKLQALREEKDRRRREKELKEVEEATNRTILGGGGDRKELDDLLREVGVAPVSEVFSSISSANSLTPEPSRNHTPDTSLQPHSLPNNVSTAKKKIPQLTVVPVQTTNIPPKEIVVYTKQTQTTTTGHDVRDDFGFWKKSCYMEDWWRPRKDEYNLNPGLEWEDEFTGEDEESSLPPHLGGYGGSKLPPGILPHGLPQVKEVQPAVTALEQEQRKEEVKEIRELSEEEKQMIILSEEFQHFIDRTGRIMERALCESVDIYMDYTGSLGEEGLDEKSHQRISFHRNFFDERWSRNRTVTSLDWSPQYPELLLAAYNNNEESPNDPDGVVLIWNTKFKKTTPEYVFHCQSAVLSATFARFHPNLILGGTYSGQIVLWDNRVQKRTPIQRTPLSASAHTHPVYCMNVVGTQNAHNLISISTDGRLCSWSLDMLGQPQEILELHRMQSKPVAVTCLDFPHSDVNNFVVGSEEGSAYSAYRHGNKAGITDTYDGHQGPVTGISVNGVQGGIDFSHMFLTSSIDWTIKLWSLKDSKPIYSFEDNGDYVLDVKWSPTHPALFAAVDGSGRLDLWNLNQDTEVPAASINVEGNPALNKISWTPNGLQVTVGDNQGKIWVFDVAETFAHPRHDEWNKFLYTTQELRNNQVDDELEKLNMSVPNTSLGSMSSLSLTPLR
- the LOC130890976 gene encoding cytoplasmic dynein 1 intermediate chain isoform X6 — protein: MADRKAELERKKAKLQALREEKDRRRREKELKEVEEATNRTILGGGGDRKELDDLLREVGVAPVSEVFSSISSANSLTPEPSRNHTPDTSLQPHSLPNNVSTAKKKIPQLTVVPVQTTNIPPKEIVVYTKQTQTTTTGHDVRDDFGFWKKSCYMEDWWRPRKAHATDYYVLTYDDGQEGEDEESSLPPHLGGYGGSKLPPGILPHGLPQVKEVQPAVTALEQEQRKEEVKEIRELSEEEKQMIILSEEFQHFIDRTGRIMERALCESVDIYMDYTGSLGEEGLDEKSHQRISFHRNFFDERWSRNRTVTSLDWSPQYPELLLAAYNNNEESPNDPDGVVLIWNTKFKKTTPEYVFHCQSAVLSATFARFHPNLILGGTYSGQIVLWDNRVQKRTPIQRTPLSASAHTHPVYCMNVVGTQNAHNLISISTDGRLCSWSLDMLGQPQEILELHRMQSKPVAVTCLDFPHSDVNNFVVGSEEGSAYSAYRHGNKAGITDTYDGHQGPVTGISVNGVQGGIDFSHMFLTSSIDWTIKLWSLKDSKPIYSFEDNGDYVLDVKWSPTHPALFAAVDGSGRLDLWNLNQDTEVPAASINVEGNPALNKISWTPNGLQVTVGDNQGKIWVFDVAETFAHPRHDEWNKFLYTTQELRNNQVDDELEKLNMSVPNTSLGSMSSLSLTPLR
- the LOC130890976 gene encoding cytoplasmic dynein 1 intermediate chain isoform X8, with amino-acid sequence MADRKAELERKKAKLQALREEKDRRRREKELKEVEEATNRTILGGGGDRKELDDLLREVGVAPVSEVFSSISSANSLTPEPSRNHTPDTSLQPHSLPNNVSTAKKKIPQLTVVPVQTTNIPPKEIVVYTKQTQTTTTGHDVRDAHATDYYDEYNLNPGLEWEDEFTVLTYDDGQEGEDEESSLPPHLGGYGGSKLPPGILPHGLPQVKEVQPAVTALEQEQRKEEVKEIRELSEEEKQMIILSEEFQHFIDRTGRIMERALCESVDIYMDYTGSLGEEGLDEKSHQRISFHRNFFDERWSRNRTVTSLDWSPQYPELLLAAYNNNEESPNDPDGVVLIWNTKFKKTTPEYVFHCQSAVLSATFARFHPNLILGGTYSGQIVLWDNRVQKRTPIQRTPLSASAHTHPVYCMNVVGTQNAHNLISISTDGRLCSWSLDMLGQPQEILELHRMQSKPVAVTCLDFPHSDVNNFVVGSEEGSAYSAYRHGNKAGITDTYDGHQGPVTGISVNGVQGGIDFSHMFLTSSIDWTIKLWSLKDSKPIYSFEDNGDYVLDVKWSPTHPALFAAVDGSGRLDLWNLNQDTEVPAASINVEGNPALNKISWTPNGLQVTVGDNQGKIWVFDVAETFAHPRHDEWNKFLYTTQELRNNQVDDELEKLNMSVPNTSLGSMSSLSLTPLR
- the LOC130890976 gene encoding cytoplasmic dynein 1 intermediate chain isoform X4; translation: MADRKAELERKKAKLQALREEKDRRRREKELKEVEEATNRTILGGGGDRKELDDLLREVGVAPVSEVFSSISSANSLTPEPSRNHTPDTSLQPHSLPNNVSTAKKKIPQLTVVPVQTTNIPPKEIVVYTKQTQTTTTGHDVRDGYMEDWWRPRKDEYNLNPGLEWEDEFTVLTYDDGQEGEDEESSLPPHLGGYGGSKLPPGILPHGLPQVKEVQPAVTALEQEQRKEEVKEIRELSEEEKQMIILSEEFQHFIDRTGRIMERALCESVDIYMDYTGSLGEEGLDEKSHQRISFHRNFFDERWSRNRTVTSLDWSPQYPELLLAAYNNNEESPNDPDGVVLIWNTKFKKTTPEYVFHCQSAVLSATFARFHPNLILGGTYSGQIVLWDNRVQKRTPIQRTPLSASAHTHPVYCMNVVGTQNAHNLISISTDGRLCSWSLDMLGQPQEILELHRMQSKPVAVTCLDFPHSDVNNFVVGSEEGSAYSAYRHGNKAGITDTYDGHQGPVTGISVNGVQGGIDFSHMFLTSSIDWTIKLWSLKDSKPIYSFEDNGDYVLDVKWSPTHPALFAAVDGSGRLDLWNLNQDTEVPAASINVEGNPALNKISWTPNGLQVTVGDNQGKIWVFDVAETFAHPRHDEWNKFLYTTQELRNNQVDDELEKLNMSVPNTSLGSMSSLSLTPLR
- the LOC130890976 gene encoding cytoplasmic dynein 1 intermediate chain isoform X12; its protein translation is MADRKAELERKKAKLQALREEKDRRRREKELKEVEEATNRTILGGGGDRKELDDLLREVGVAPVSEVFSSISSANSLTPEPSRNHTPDTSLQPHSLPNNVSTAKKKIPQLTVVPVQTTNIPPKEIVVYTKQTQTTTTGHDVRDAHATDYYDEYNLNPGLEWEDEFTGEDEESSLPPHLGGYGGSKLPPGILPHGLPQVKEVQPAVTALEQEQRKEEVKEIRELSEEEKQMIILSEEFQHFIDRTGRIMERALCESVDIYMDYTGSLGEEGLDEKSHQRISFHRNFFDERWSRNRTVTSLDWSPQYPELLLAAYNNNEESPNDPDGVVLIWNTKFKKTTPEYVFHCQSAVLSATFARFHPNLILGGTYSGQIVLWDNRVQKRTPIQRTPLSASAHTHPVYCMNVVGTQNAHNLISISTDGRLCSWSLDMLGQPQEILELHRMQSKPVAVTCLDFPHSDVNNFVVGSEEGSAYSAYRHGNKAGITDTYDGHQGPVTGISVNGVQGGIDFSHMFLTSSIDWTIKLWSLKDSKPIYSFEDNGDYVLDVKWSPTHPALFAAVDGSGRLDLWNLNQDTEVPAASINVEGNPALNKISWTPNGLQVTVGDNQGKIWVFDVAETFAHPRHDEWNKFLYTTQELRNNQVDDELEKLNMSVPNTSLGSMSSLSLTPLR
- the LOC130890976 gene encoding cytoplasmic dynein 1 intermediate chain isoform X1 — translated: MADRKAELERKKAKLQALREEKDRRRREKELKEVEEATNRTILGGGGDRKELDDLLREVGVAPVSEVFSSISSANSLTPEPSRNHTPDTSLQPHSLPNNVSTAKKKIPQLTVVPVQTTNIPPKEIVVYTKQTQTTTTGHDVRDDFGFWKKSCYMEDWWRPRKAHATDYYDEYNLNPGLEWEDEFTVLTYDDGQEGEDEESSLPPHLGGYGGSKLPPGILPHGLPQVKEVQPAVTALEQEQRKEEVKEIRELSEEEKQMIILSEEFQHFIDRTGRIMERALCESVDIYMDYTGSLGEEGLDEKSHQRISFHRNFFDERWSRNRTVTSLDWSPQYPELLLAAYNNNEESPNDPDGVVLIWNTKFKKTTPEYVFHCQSAVLSATFARFHPNLILGGTYSGQIVLWDNRVQKRTPIQRTPLSASAHTHPVYCMNVVGTQNAHNLISISTDGRLCSWSLDMLGQPQEILELHRMQSKPVAVTCLDFPHSDVNNFVVGSEEGSAYSAYRHGNKAGITDTYDGHQGPVTGISVNGVQGGIDFSHMFLTSSIDWTIKLWSLKDSKPIYSFEDNGDYVLDVKWSPTHPALFAAVDGSGRLDLWNLNQDTEVPAASINVEGNPALNKISWTPNGLQVTVGDNQGKIWVFDVAETFAHPRHDEWNKFLYTTQELRNNQVDDELEKLNMSVPNTSLGSMSSLSLTPLR
- the LOC130890976 gene encoding cytoplasmic dynein 1 intermediate chain isoform X11 — protein: MADRKAELERKKAKLQALREEKDRRRREKELKEVEEATNRTILGGGGDRKELDDLLREVGVAPVSEVFSSISSANSLTPEPSRNHTPDTSLQPHSLPNNVSTAKKKIPQLTVVPVQTTNIPPKEIVVYTKQTQTTTTGHDVRDDFGFWKKSCYMEDWWRPRKAHATDYYGEDEESSLPPHLGGYGGSKLPPGILPHGLPQVKEVQPAVTALEQEQRKEEVKEIRELSEEEKQMIILSEEFQHFIDRTGRIMERALCESVDIYMDYTGSLGEEGLDEKSHQRISFHRNFFDERWSRNRTVTSLDWSPQYPELLLAAYNNNEESPNDPDGVVLIWNTKFKKTTPEYVFHCQSAVLSATFARFHPNLILGGTYSGQIVLWDNRVQKRTPIQRTPLSASAHTHPVYCMNVVGTQNAHNLISISTDGRLCSWSLDMLGQPQEILELHRMQSKPVAVTCLDFPHSDVNNFVVGSEEGSAYSAYRHGNKAGITDTYDGHQGPVTGISVNGVQGGIDFSHMFLTSSIDWTIKLWSLKDSKPIYSFEDNGDYVLDVKWSPTHPALFAAVDGSGRLDLWNLNQDTEVPAASINVEGNPALNKISWTPNGLQVTVGDNQGKIWVFDVAETFAHPRHDEWNKFLYTTQELRNNQVDDELEKLNMSVPNTSLGSMSSLSLTPLR
- the LOC130890976 gene encoding cytoplasmic dynein 1 intermediate chain isoform X16, translated to MADRKAELERKKAKLQALREEKDRRRREKELKEVEEATNRTILGGGGDRKELDDLLREVGVAPVSEVFSSISSANSLTPEPSRNHTPDTSLQPHSLPNNVSTAKKKIPQLTVVPVQTTNIPPKEIVVYTKQTQTTTTGHDVRDAHATDYYGEDEESSLPPHLGGYGGSKLPPGILPHGLPQVKEVQPAVTALEQEQRKEEVKEIRELSEEEKQMIILSEEFQHFIDRTGRIMERALCESVDIYMDYTGSLGEEGLDEKSHQRISFHRNFFDERWSRNRTVTSLDWSPQYPELLLAAYNNNEESPNDPDGVVLIWNTKFKKTTPEYVFHCQSAVLSATFARFHPNLILGGTYSGQIVLWDNRVQKRTPIQRTPLSASAHTHPVYCMNVVGTQNAHNLISISTDGRLCSWSLDMLGQPQEILELHRMQSKPVAVTCLDFPHSDVNNFVVGSEEGSAYSAYRHGNKAGITDTYDGHQGPVTGISVNGVQGGIDFSHMFLTSSIDWTIKLWSLKDSKPIYSFEDNGDYVLDVKWSPTHPALFAAVDGSGRLDLWNLNQDTEVPAASINVEGNPALNKISWTPNGLQVTVGDNQGKIWVFDVAETFAHPRHDEWNKFLYTTQELRNNQVDDELEKLNMSVPNTSLGSMSSLSLTPLR
- the LOC130890976 gene encoding cytoplasmic dynein 1 intermediate chain isoform X10, whose translation is MADRKAELERKKAKLQALREEKDRRRREKELKEVEEATNRTILGGGGDRKELDDLLREVGVAPVSEVFSSISSANSLTPEPSRNHTPDTSLQPHSLPNNVSTAKKKIPQLTVVPVQTTNIPPKEIVVYTKQTQTTTTGHDVRDGYMEDWWRPRKDEYNLNPGLEWEDEFTGEDEESSLPPHLGGYGGSKLPPGILPHGLPQVKEVQPAVTALEQEQRKEEVKEIRELSEEEKQMIILSEEFQHFIDRTGRIMERALCESVDIYMDYTGSLGEEGLDEKSHQRISFHRNFFDERWSRNRTVTSLDWSPQYPELLLAAYNNNEESPNDPDGVVLIWNTKFKKTTPEYVFHCQSAVLSATFARFHPNLILGGTYSGQIVLWDNRVQKRTPIQRTPLSASAHTHPVYCMNVVGTQNAHNLISISTDGRLCSWSLDMLGQPQEILELHRMQSKPVAVTCLDFPHSDVNNFVVGSEEGSAYSAYRHGNKAGITDTYDGHQGPVTGISVNGVQGGIDFSHMFLTSSIDWTIKLWSLKDSKPIYSFEDNGDYVLDVKWSPTHPALFAAVDGSGRLDLWNLNQDTEVPAASINVEGNPALNKISWTPNGLQVTVGDNQGKIWVFDVAETFAHPRHDEWNKFLYTTQELRNNQVDDELEKLNMSVPNTSLGSMSSLSLTPLR